From the genome of Leptospira andrefontaineae, one region includes:
- a CDS encoding ABC transporter permease, with protein MLFIALRQMSARKKQTILTLLGIILGATAYIVISGIMLGLREYLIDQLVNNDAHIRISSQVKIIGEKDLDQVLFHSKEIPFWSVPPSGRRDTEQIENQAGWQKKVASDPEVEASSPQLQIKVIYRRGKIAEAGRVIGVKPEFQAKVARITENIIQGNFLEIKESGNKLIIGEGLRLLLGARISDTVYISTGKSEPIPFKIAASFQMGNKAIDDSTAFANLGDVQSLNQTPNRISDIAVRLKDVSKATLKAREWAESGDVKVQSWEDVNATFISLFKMQDAIRYALVGTILLVAGFGIYNILNIVIGQKRREIAILRSIGYEAGDILKIFLIQGLILGIAGGVLGMFLGNLICRRLEHVSFSNPLMQTKSGMMMVSFAPSIYFQAFLLAFIATLIASIFPARSASKLSPIEIIRGE; from the coding sequence ATGTTATTTATCGCTCTTCGGCAAATGTCTGCCCGCAAAAAACAAACTATCCTTACCTTGCTTGGGATTATTTTAGGTGCGACTGCTTATATAGTGATCTCAGGGATCATGTTGGGACTACGAGAATATCTGATAGACCAACTTGTGAATAACGATGCCCATATTAGGATTTCTTCTCAGGTAAAAATTATAGGAGAGAAGGACCTAGATCAGGTGCTTTTCCATTCTAAGGAAATTCCTTTTTGGTCCGTTCCTCCTTCCGGGAGAAGAGATACCGAACAAATCGAGAACCAGGCAGGATGGCAAAAAAAAGTCGCTTCTGATCCGGAAGTAGAGGCAAGTTCTCCACAACTTCAGATAAAAGTAATATATAGAAGAGGGAAAATCGCAGAAGCAGGTAGGGTCATCGGAGTAAAGCCTGAATTTCAAGCTAAGGTCGCTAGGATTACTGAAAATATCATACAAGGTAATTTTTTAGAGATTAAAGAAAGTGGAAACAAGCTTATAATCGGAGAAGGACTACGACTTTTGCTCGGAGCCAGGATCTCGGATACCGTATATATCAGTACCGGAAAATCGGAACCGATTCCTTTTAAAATAGCCGCTTCCTTCCAAATGGGAAACAAGGCAATCGATGATAGCACAGCATTTGCAAATTTGGGAGATGTCCAAAGTTTAAACCAAACCCCGAATCGGATAAGCGATATTGCAGTTCGCCTTAAGGATGTTTCTAAAGCAACTCTTAAGGCGAGAGAATGGGCCGAATCCGGAGATGTAAAAGTGCAAAGCTGGGAAGATGTAAATGCCACATTTATTTCTCTATTTAAAATGCAAGATGCGATTCGTTACGCATTGGTCGGAACGATCTTACTCGTAGCAGGATTCGGAATTTATAATATTCTAAACATTGTGATCGGACAGAAGAGAAGGGAGATTGCGATCCTTAGATCCATAGGATATGAAGCAGGAGACATTCTGAAAATATTTTTGATCCAAGGTTTGATCTTAGGTATTGCCGGGGGTGTTTTGGGAATGTTTTTGGGTAATCTGATCTGCAGAAGACTAGAGCATGTATCCTTTTCAAATCCCCTTATGCAAACTAAATCCGGAATGATGATGGTTTCATTTGCACCTTCTATTTATTTCCAAGCGTTCTTGCTTGCATTTATTGCTACATTGATCGCGAGTATTTTTCCTGCACGATCTGCCAGTAAACTTTCTCCAATTGAGATCATTCGGGGGGAATAA
- a CDS encoding ABC transporter ATP-binding protein, which produces MGIILENVTKSFGKPPTDIIKGISLEIKENEFVSLTGKSGSGKSTLLYLISSLDDPSQGKISIDGRTISSLSQTDLHSFRNLHMGFVFQFHYLLPEFTALENVLMPALKAGKLKEKREDAIRLLKRFDLGDKLDHIPSKLSGGQMQRVSIARALVMKPRYLFADEPTGALDSANAKIVMDIFKDINKTEGTTVIMVTHDPDFAKSAKRQIKLVDGMISNGKGEK; this is translated from the coding sequence ATGGGAATCATATTGGAAAACGTTACAAAGAGTTTTGGTAAACCTCCTACTGATATCATCAAAGGAATTAGCCTTGAGATCAAAGAAAACGAATTTGTTTCTTTAACAGGAAAATCTGGCTCCGGTAAAAGTACTCTTTTGTATTTGATCAGCAGTTTGGACGACCCTTCTCAAGGAAAGATCAGCATAGACGGAAGAACGATCAGTTCTTTGTCTCAAACAGATCTCCATTCTTTTAGAAATCTTCATATGGGATTCGTATTCCAATTTCATTATCTTCTTCCTGAGTTTACAGCTTTGGAAAACGTTCTGATGCCTGCTTTAAAAGCAGGTAAACTGAAAGAAAAAAGAGAAGATGCTATCCGACTTTTAAAACGATTCGATCTAGGAGACAAGTTGGATCATATTCCTTCTAAACTTTCCGGAGGACAGATGCAAAGGGTCTCCATCGCAAGAGCATTGGTGATGAAACCTAGATATCTTTTTGCAGATGAACCTACTGGTGCTTTGGATTCAGCCAACGCAAAGATCGTTATGGATATCTTTAAGGATATCAATAAAACGGAAGGAACCACAGTGATTATGGTCACTCATGATCCTGATTTTGCTAAATCCGCCAAGAGACAGATCAAACTAGTGGATGGTATGATCTCCAACGGAAAGGGGGAGAAATGA
- a CDS encoding TetR/AcrR family transcriptional regulator: MIERILERTFLLFLSSGFAKTNTDQIAKHIGISKRTLYKYYDTKDKLIDSVFELMRSKVQAKFDKVLQDKAKDPIDRLKEILFFISDMGSKMSKTFAKDIEMVRPDLFITMREFRKQRILSLADLLREGQKAGQIRKDVTPELTIDILLAAVDGILNPTYLFQSPYSNTMAFDAIVTIFLEGVQEKY, translated from the coding sequence ATGATAGAAAGAATTTTAGAAAGAACCTTTCTTCTTTTTTTGTCCTCCGGTTTTGCAAAAACGAACACCGATCAAATCGCAAAACATATCGGTATCAGCAAAAGAACATTATATAAATATTATGATACCAAGGATAAATTGATCGATTCGGTTTTCGAGCTGATGAGGTCAAAGGTCCAAGCCAAGTTTGATAAGGTTTTGCAGGATAAGGCCAAAGACCCGATCGATCGTTTAAAGGAGATTTTATTCTTCATTTCGGATATGGGATCCAAGATGTCCAAAACGTTTGCCAAGGATATTGAGATGGTGCGCCCGGATCTATTTATTACTATGAGGGAGTTCCGTAAACAAAGGATATTGAGTTTAGCGGACCTTCTCCGGGAAGGACAAAAAGCAGGTCAGATACGGAAGGATGTTACACCCGAGCTGACGATCGATATTCTTTTGGCTGCTGTGGACGGGATCTTAAATCCGACTTATTTATTCCAGAGTCCTTATTCTAATACGATGGCATTCGATGCGATCGTTACCATCTTCTTAGAAGGAGTTCAGGAAAAATATTAA
- the prfB gene encoding peptide chain release factor 2, protein MEVKNAKELKRLSKELQENFLNRWKLLNLDKDQDQLKSYNDRIAEPTFWDNPDQAKSISQRKTELERKLEPWVNIRRDILDFPDLVELTFDEKGEDGVDELSSEYQRLKSEFERLELLGALNEPEDMKPAFLNIHPGAGGTESQDWAEMLFRMYLKYFDKKGYQYSVVDFQEGDGAGIKNATIHVIGDFAYGFMKCENGVHRLVRISPFDANKRRHTSFVSVHVSPELDDDIDIKIEDKDIRVDVYRSSGAGGQHVNTTDSAVRITHIPSGIVVACQNERSQIKNRDTAFKMLKARLYELEQERLKDDLEKKSGEKKDISWGSQIRSYVFHPYNMVKDHRTDQETGNVQAVMDGDIEPFIMAYLKTL, encoded by the coding sequence ATGGAAGTTAAGAACGCCAAGGAACTGAAGCGCCTCTCTAAAGAACTTCAAGAGAACTTTTTAAATCGCTGGAAACTTTTGAACCTGGATAAAGACCAGGACCAGCTCAAATCATATAATGATCGTATCGCAGAACCCACTTTCTGGGATAACCCTGACCAGGCGAAATCGATCAGCCAAAGAAAAACGGAATTAGAAAGAAAATTAGAACCTTGGGTCAATATCAGAAGAGATATATTAGATTTTCCTGATTTAGTTGAACTCACTTTCGACGAAAAGGGAGAAGACGGAGTAGACGAACTCAGCTCCGAATACCAAAGATTAAAGTCGGAATTCGAAAGACTGGAACTTTTAGGTGCTCTAAACGAACCGGAAGACATGAAACCTGCGTTCTTAAATATCCATCCGGGTGCCGGCGGGACAGAAAGCCAGGACTGGGCAGAGATGCTTTTCAGAATGTATCTGAAATATTTCGATAAAAAGGGATACCAGTACAGCGTTGTAGACTTCCAAGAGGGGGACGGTGCCGGGATCAAAAATGCCACCATACATGTTATAGGTGATTTTGCTTACGGATTTATGAAATGTGAGAATGGAGTGCATCGTTTGGTGCGGATTTCTCCTTTCGATGCAAACAAACGTAGGCACACATCTTTCGTATCCGTCCATGTAAGCCCAGAGTTAGACGACGATATAGATATCAAGATAGAAGATAAAGATATCCGAGTGGATGTATACCGTTCTTCCGGAGCAGGTGGACAGCACGTTAACACCACCGACTCCGCAGTTCGTATCACTCATATTCCAAGTGGAATCGTAGTCGCTTGCCAGAACGAAAGGTCCCAGATCAAAAACAGGGACACTGCTTTTAAGATGTTAAAAGCGAGACTTTATGAGCTGGAACAAGAAAGATTAAAAGACGATTTGGAAAAAAAATCCGGAGAGAAAAAAGACATTTCTTGGGGAAGTCAGATCCGCTCTTATGTATTCCATCCTTATAATATGGTGAAAGACCATCGTACAGATCAGGAAACAGGGAACGTGCAAGCAGTCATGGACGGAGATATCGAACCGTTCATCATGGCTTACTTAAAAACTCTTTAA
- the purD gene encoding phosphoribosylamine--glycine ligase, with product MSKILLIGSGGRESAIAYKLRQSPKLSQLHVFPGNGGFPDSEVLAPNSFDLKSKSSVQSFIQKNEYDLVVVGPEDPLVDGIGDWLAEIGVPVFGPSAYCAQIEGSKEFAKALMIEAEVPTAKYASFDNYESASAYVKKEGAPIVIKADGLAAGKGVTVCTELPQATQALKEIFLDNKFGKSGSKVVIEEFMDGQEASIFAISDGNTYFTLPAAQDHKRAYDGDLGPNTGGMGAYCPAPIVTKETLEKVNALVFQPVFEIFRKKGNPYKGLLYAGLMIDSKGNPRVVEFNCRFGDPETQCVLPMLEGDLLEIFQASAKGALGDVKIGLRPGASTVVVLAAEGYPDSYEKNIPLNLPETNSKDLVVFHAGTLKKDGNLISTGGRILGISSYGKDLKESVDKVYSYLSGFKISKTFFRKDIASKAL from the coding sequence ATGTCTAAGATCCTTTTAATCGGCTCTGGCGGTCGCGAAAGTGCTATTGCCTATAAGCTTCGCCAGTCCCCTAAACTCAGCCAATTACATGTTTTTCCGGGTAACGGAGGCTTTCCTGATTCTGAGGTTTTGGCCCCGAATTCTTTCGATCTGAAGAGTAAATCTTCCGTTCAAAGCTTCATTCAAAAAAATGAATACGATTTAGTGGTAGTTGGTCCGGAAGATCCATTAGTAGACGGGATCGGAGACTGGCTGGCTGAGATAGGAGTCCCGGTTTTCGGACCTTCTGCTTATTGTGCTCAGATAGAAGGCTCGAAAGAATTTGCAAAAGCATTAATGATAGAAGCTGAAGTGCCTACCGCGAAGTATGCTTCATTCGATAATTACGAATCGGCATCTGCATATGTTAAAAAAGAAGGAGCACCTATCGTAATCAAGGCTGACGGCCTTGCTGCTGGTAAGGGTGTAACAGTTTGCACTGAACTTCCTCAAGCAACACAAGCTCTAAAAGAGATCTTTTTAGACAATAAATTCGGAAAAAGTGGATCCAAAGTTGTTATAGAAGAGTTCATGGACGGACAAGAAGCTTCTATCTTTGCGATCAGTGATGGAAATACTTATTTCACTCTTCCCGCTGCTCAAGACCATAAAAGAGCGTATGACGGAGACCTAGGACCGAATACAGGCGGTATGGGTGCATACTGCCCTGCCCCGATCGTCACCAAAGAAACATTAGAAAAAGTGAATGCACTCGTCTTCCAACCTGTATTCGAGATCTTTCGCAAGAAAGGAAATCCTTATAAAGGCCTTTTATATGCCGGATTAATGATAGATTCCAAGGGAAATCCTAGAGTAGTAGAGTTCAATTGTAGATTCGGTGACCCTGAGACACAATGTGTGTTACCCATGTTAGAAGGTGACCTACTGGAAATTTTCCAAGCGTCTGCCAAAGGGGCACTCGGCGATGTAAAAATAGGTTTGAGACCCGGAGCATCCACCGTAGTCGTTTTGGCCGCGGAAGGTTACCCCGATTCTTATGAAAAGAATATTCCTTTGAATTTACCTGAAACGAATAGTAAAGATCTAGTAGTTTTTCATGCTGGCACTTTAAAAAAGGATGGAAACTTAATATCAACGGGTGGAAGAATTCTAGGAATCTCTTCTTACGGTAAGGACTTAAAAGAATCTGTGGATAAAGTTTATTCTTATCTAAGCGGATTTAAAATTTCTAAAACCTTCTTCCGTAAAGATATCGCGAGTAAAGCTCTTTAA
- a CDS encoding valine--tRNA ligase has protein sequence MKKQISDRYEPTSVEPKWISLWEKEKSFEPNLKAGESFTIVLPPPNVTGSLHIGHALNHTIQDILTRIERKKGKSALWVPGTDHAGIATQVVVERELAKEGKKRTDFTREEFEKKVWEWKEHSGGMIQNQQKLLGESVDWSRSRFTMDEGLSKAVFKVFKTLYDEGLIYRGERIINWCPKTLTAISDLEVEHREVKGKLYHLRYPVVGQPGKYLIVATTRPETMFGDVAVAAHPDDERYKSLKGAELELPLTDRKIPLLFDSFVDKEFGSGLVKITPAHDPNDFEAGQRLGLKPLLVMNPNATLNENAGKYAGLERFVARKKVIDDLQALGLVEKIEEHTHSIGHNSRGGEIIEPYLSTQWFCKMKPLAELAIQAVQSGETEFVPKLWEKTFYEWMNNIRDWCISRQLWWGHRIPAYHCKNCKHIEVSETKVSNCPKCNSTEVEQDTDVLDTWFSSQLWPFSTLGWPENTEDLKKFYPTSVLVTGFDIIFFWVARMIMMGKKFLGKAPFQKVIIHGLVRDKEGKKFSKSIGNVIDPLDMMNKYGTDSFRFFLAATLPEAKDVLFDESRLDGYRSFCNKIWNSSRFILMNLDADWKLEDLESKYGSKLEPMDKWILHRFNETLSNYEKAYSKFLFFEMASQIYDFVWGDFCDWYIELVKPRIYGKLGEESQEIAKQVLASILIKALGLLHPFMPFLTEEIYEVFSEGDFLIQTPFPTSYNVSAGDEGVQKTIILQDVVTQIRVQRAENGVPLDKKCKVILKSSESLVASAVKDFEFSILQLARLESIEVNANYTGEKTDSVGAFRFGEVILPLAGMIDFEKERARIDKELQKLIQEEEKLASKLGNENFIAKANPDVIEKEKEKLKTVRDKKEVLQKGLEKLG, from the coding sequence ATGAAGAAACAAATCAGCGATCGCTACGAACCCACCAGCGTAGAACCGAAATGGATCTCTCTCTGGGAGAAGGAAAAAAGTTTTGAGCCTAACCTCAAAGCAGGGGAATCTTTTACCATCGTTCTTCCTCCTCCTAACGTGACCGGAAGCCTTCATATCGGTCACGCCCTCAATCATACTATCCAAGATATTCTAACCCGCATCGAACGTAAAAAAGGTAAATCCGCTCTTTGGGTTCCTGGTACCGACCACGCAGGGATCGCGACTCAAGTAGTTGTAGAAAGGGAACTCGCTAAAGAAGGCAAAAAGAGAACAGACTTCACTAGAGAAGAATTCGAAAAGAAAGTTTGGGAATGGAAGGAACACTCTGGTGGAATGATCCAAAACCAGCAAAAACTTTTGGGAGAATCGGTAGATTGGTCCCGTTCCAGATTCACCATGGACGAAGGATTGTCCAAAGCGGTTTTCAAAGTTTTCAAAACATTATATGATGAAGGTTTAATATACAGAGGAGAAAGGATCATCAACTGGTGTCCTAAAACTCTGACTGCTATCTCGGATTTGGAAGTAGAACATAGAGAAGTAAAAGGTAAACTTTATCATCTACGTTATCCTGTTGTAGGCCAACCGGGCAAATACCTGATCGTTGCTACTACAAGACCTGAAACTATGTTTGGGGACGTTGCGGTTGCTGCTCATCCTGACGACGAAAGATATAAATCGTTAAAAGGTGCGGAGTTGGAACTCCCACTAACCGATAGAAAGATCCCACTTTTATTTGATTCATTCGTTGATAAGGAATTCGGATCCGGTTTAGTGAAGATCACCCCTGCTCATGACCCGAATGACTTCGAAGCAGGACAAAGATTAGGGCTTAAACCATTACTAGTAATGAATCCTAATGCAACTCTGAATGAGAATGCGGGAAAATATGCAGGATTAGAAAGATTCGTAGCTCGTAAAAAAGTAATCGATGATCTGCAAGCTTTAGGCCTAGTAGAAAAGATAGAAGAACATACCCATTCTATCGGCCATAACTCCAGGGGTGGAGAAATTATAGAACCTTACTTATCTACACAGTGGTTCTGTAAAATGAAACCTTTGGCTGAACTAGCAATCCAAGCAGTTCAATCCGGAGAAACTGAATTTGTTCCTAAACTTTGGGAAAAAACTTTCTACGAGTGGATGAACAATATTAGAGATTGGTGTATCTCTCGCCAATTATGGTGGGGACATCGTATCCCTGCATATCATTGTAAAAATTGCAAACATATAGAAGTTTCCGAAACTAAAGTTAGTAACTGTCCTAAATGTAATTCCACAGAAGTCGAACAAGACACTGATGTTTTGGATACTTGGTTCTCTTCTCAGCTTTGGCCATTCTCCACTTTAGGTTGGCCGGAGAATACGGAAGATCTTAAAAAATTCTATCCTACATCCGTATTAGTAACCGGATTTGATATCATATTCTTCTGGGTAGCCAGAATGATCATGATGGGTAAGAAATTTTTAGGTAAGGCCCCTTTCCAAAAAGTTATTATTCACGGATTAGTAAGAGATAAAGAAGGTAAGAAGTTTTCCAAGTCCATAGGAAACGTTATAGATCCTTTGGATATGATGAATAAATACGGAACCGATTCTTTCCGTTTCTTCTTAGCCGCAACTTTACCCGAAGCAAAAGATGTTCTTTTTGATGAAAGTAGATTAGACGGTTATCGTTCTTTTTGTAATAAGATCTGGAACTCCAGTCGTTTCATCCTAATGAACTTGGACGCAGATTGGAAATTAGAGGATCTGGAATCCAAGTACGGTTCAAAATTAGAACCGATGGACAAATGGATCCTTCATAGGTTCAATGAAACTCTTTCTAATTACGAAAAAGCATATTCCAAATTCCTGTTTTTCGAAATGGCTTCCCAGATTTACGATTTTGTTTGGGGAGATTTCTGCGATTGGTATATCGAATTGGTTAAACCAAGGATTTACGGAAAATTGGGCGAAGAGTCCCAAGAGATCGCAAAACAAGTACTTGCAAGTATTCTAATTAAAGCATTGGGACTTCTTCATCCTTTTATGCCATTCTTAACAGAGGAAATTTACGAAGTATTCAGCGAAGGAGATTTTTTGATCCAAACTCCTTTCCCGACTTCTTATAATGTTTCGGCCGGCGATGAAGGTGTTCAAAAAACTATTATCCTACAAGACGTAGTAACCCAGATCCGCGTTCAAAGAGCGGAGAACGGTGTTCCATTAGATAAAAAATGTAAAGTGATATTAAAATCTTCGGAATCACTCGTTGCTTCTGCAGTAAAAGATTTTGAATTCTCTATCTTACAATTAGCTCGTTTGGAAAGTATAGAAGTGAATGCAAACTATACTGGTGAAAAAACAGACTCAGTCGGCGCTTTCCGTTTTGGAGAAGTAATTCTTCCTTTAGCAGGAATGATAGACTTCGAAAAAGAAAGAGCACGTATAGACAAAGAATTACAGAAGTTGATCCAAGAAGAAGAGAAACTCGCATCCAAATTAGGAAACGAGAACTTCATCGCGAAAGCGAATCCGGATGTGATCGAAAAAGAAAAAGAAAAACTCAAAACTGTCCGTGATAAAAAAGAAGTTCTCCAAAAAGGTTTGGAAAAACTAGGTTAA
- a CDS encoding iron chaperone has translation MLLYALVPTLPRLDSNSNPDVEDYLEKTPSVRSEKLQDLVDSIREEFSDLRESLKYGMPTFERNGRWVAFSNHKNHLSVYFCEESFVRAFRAKFPKSESGKNCVLIKDKEKFPSSYLKTLLKKTLH, from the coding sequence ATGCTACTTTATGCATTAGTTCCCACACTCCCTAGATTGGATTCAAATTCAAATCCAGATGTAGAGGACTATTTAGAAAAAACTCCTTCCGTAAGGAGTGAAAAATTACAGGATTTGGTGGATTCGATCCGCGAAGAATTTTCGGATCTTAGAGAAAGTCTTAAATATGGTATGCCTACTTTCGAAAGGAATGGGCGATGGGTCGCATTCTCGAACCATAAAAACCATCTTTCAGTCTATTTCTGTGAAGAGTCTTTTGTACGTGCATTTCGTGCTAAGTTTCCAAAATCGGAAAGCGGCAAGAACTGTGTGTTGATCAAGGATAAGGAAAAGTTTCCTTCTTCTTATCTCAAAACGTTGCTCAAAAAGACCTTACATTAA
- a CDS encoding TetR/AcrR family transcriptional regulator has product MIPAKISTKERILNESRRLFFEKGYETTSIQDILSALDIAKGTFYHHFQSKEELLEEIAVQFAKEAHAAMQAEIGDLGSEGTGLDKLRRALIVARNWKKGKSEEVRFLLESLFSASNLQLRDKIRRKSVDLSFPLFASLIVEGQQDGSLKSELRADHLTSIIFDLSDALGEKVAFYLLGRSKESEANLYDLMLSYHKTIEDLLGCPDGGLDYFSREDWSELAQLFKGGAVSAPSLEPLPLVANAG; this is encoded by the coding sequence ATGATCCCAGCAAAAATCTCCACAAAAGAAAGAATTCTCAACGAATCCAGAAGGCTATTCTTCGAAAAAGGGTACGAAACCACATCCATTCAGGACATTCTATCCGCTTTAGATATAGCTAAAGGAACCTTTTACCACCATTTTCAATCCAAAGAAGAACTTTTAGAAGAGATCGCAGTGCAATTTGCAAAAGAAGCACATGCGGCTATGCAAGCAGAGATTGGAGATTTGGGATCAGAAGGCACCGGCCTGGATAAACTCCGCAGAGCACTCATTGTTGCAAGAAACTGGAAAAAAGGTAAATCGGAAGAAGTTCGCTTCCTTCTCGAATCCCTTTTCTCAGCAAGCAATCTTCAATTGAGAGATAAGATACGACGCAAATCGGTAGATTTAAGTTTTCCGTTATTTGCTTCTTTGATAGTAGAAGGCCAGCAGGACGGATCGCTTAAAAGTGAATTGAGAGCAGATCACCTAACTTCGATCATTTTTGACCTAAGTGATGCTTTGGGTGAAAAAGTTGCTTTCTATCTTTTGGGAAGAAGTAAAGAATCCGAGGCCAATCTATACGACTTGATGCTTTCTTATCACAAAACGATAGAAGATCTGCTCGGATGCCCAGATGGCGGATTAGATTATTTTAGCAGAGAAGATTGGAGCGAGCTCGCTCAACTTTTCAAAGGTGGTGCGGTTTCTGCTCCAAGCTTGGAACCTTTACCATTGGTTGCGAACGCAGGTTAA